Genomic segment of Bacillota bacterium:
CGCCCGCACCCAACGCAGTCTCGAGATTGTGGAAGACTTCCTGCAGCGGTATCAGGGAGAGGTGGTTGGCATTATCGTGGAGCCGCTGCAGGGTGCGGGTGGACATCGCGTCGCACTGTCGGAGTTCTTCCGCGGCTTGAGCGAGCTGGCCCATCAGTACGACGTATACCTGGGCTTCGACGAGGTACAGACCGCAGGAGGACAGACAGGCACCTTCTTCGCCTGCGACCAGTTCGACCTCCCCTACCCCCCACAAGCGGTGGCGACCGCGAAGAAGCTGGGCAACGGCGTGGTATATATGCTGTATCCGATGGAAGACAGGGGCGTGCTGGACTCGACGTGGGGCGGTACACTAGCGGATATGGTGCGCTTTGTGCAGGAGATGAAGATTGTGCGCGAGGAACGGCTGATAGAGCAGGTTCCCGAAAAGGCGGCAGTGCTGGTGGACGGTCTCAACGACTTAGCTCGACGCTACCCCGACCGCATCTATAACGTGCGCGGCATGGGGCTATATCAGGGGTTCAGTTTGCGCCAACCTGACCAGCGCCAGAGGCTGCTGGACATCGCCCTGCAAGAGGAGGACCTGCTGTTGCTCGGCGCGGGAACCGATACGATTCGCCTCCGCCCCAGTCTCAGCGTGACAATAGAAGACATCCATCTGCTACTTCAGAAGCTGGAGCGGGTGGTGAACGCGCTACAGTAGTTAGATTAAAGAAACTGGCTTAGTCGCCAGAGTTTCCTTCAGGTTGATAGATACGTATCCTGCCTGTTTGTACAATCCAAAGCAAACCGTCAATCGATTCACGCTGGAGACCCAGTAGTAGCGTTTCCGCTGCTTCCTGAATATCCTTTAGGGTGCAAGGGCTGGGAACTCGTAGTACAGCGATGCCCGAATATTCAGCCGGGTTGAATAGTAGCGGATTTGAAAAGTCCATATCGAGCGTGACGAGACAACGCTTCTCCTTAGCACATATCGGAGGACGAGCACAAGCCTTCTGAAAAAACGGTTTCCGCATCATGGCCAGCTTCGCGAAATATGCGTGCTACGCTCTCGCCCAGGTTTTCGTCCAGCTTGAACCGCATTGTCACCCGATAAGCACGTGACGTTCTCGAGCCATCTCGGCCCCATAGGCAATACATGCCAGAACATCTGCTTCTTCTAGCCCGGGGTACTCTTGCAAGATGTCATCTATCTTCATCCCGCTCGCAAGCATGTCAAGAATGAGAGACACCCATATCCTGTGACCGCGAATGCAGGGCTTACCAAAGCAGATGTTAGGGTCAATCGATATGCGCTGTAAAAGCTCTTCGCGTGTCATTTGTACACCCTTTGTACGTTGGTTCTGGCAACTATTATACCACCTGCTCGGCTCCCTGAAAAAGGTGTGAAAAACGCTGCTGAACTCAGAAGCGCACTGACTGCTTTTTGACACTACCATACCCTGCCTCTGCTTCCTTTAAGCAGAGCTCACGGCGTCACCTGTGAGAGCGTCGGGTGGCTGGGAAACGCTTAACACCCTCATAAAAGTTGACGATAGCGTTTGCTCCCAACACCCTGTAAGAGGTATTGAAAGTCTCTGCTGCGGAGACTATACTCTTAGCTGCGTAAGCGATTACGTAAATCTTTTCAGGGAGGCACGTCCATGCAACGCAAAGCCTTTACGCTCATCGAGCTGCTGGTAGTTATCGCGATTATCGCGATACTGGCAGCCATCCTGTTCCCCGTCTTCACGCAGGCGCGGGAGAAGGCACGGCAGACCACCTGCCTGTCCAACGCCAAGCAGATTGGACTGGCTACGCTGATGTATGCCAACGACTACGACGAACGCTTCCCGCACCAGCAGTGGCGTGACTGGGGAGACCCGCAGGTGCCCGGGCGGCGACGCGCGTGGACGATGGACATCGCACCCTACGTGAAAGCCGGTCAATATGGCGACTCCGGACACGGTGCGGCGCGCGGAGTTGGCGGCATCTTCGTGTGCCCTTCGCACCCCGACCCCAAACAGGTCTTCCACTACGGCGTTCATGAAGCCCTGTTCCGTGGATGCTGGTGGGGCAGTCCAGAAGAGCAGCAACCCTGCACCGACATCTCAGCTACGTTAGCAGAGATCGACCGCCCATCCAACATCGCCATCATCCTTGAGAAGGGACGTGCGGACTTCCAGTCCGTCCAGCCCGACGGCACGTCCAACTCGTGGCCCTTCTTCCAGGCATGGGGACACGTGTGGGCATGGGAGAACCCCGCTGCTGGCTGGCCGAACGGTCCTGCCAACCAGAACGCGACGGGTCTCTCCTACCCGAACCCAGACCGCGACTGGTCGCCAGGATCGTGGGACGGACGCTGGCCGCATGCGGCGGTGATGCCGCGCTTCCGCCATAACGGTCACTGCACTACCATCTTCGCGGATGGACATGCTAAGGCGATGGCGAAGGGACGACTGAACTGGGTCGACCATATCTACGTGCCAGGCCGTAACGGCTGGTAAAGCCGCCCCCTCGCCATCCGTTGGAGCCCTCGGTGCGCCCACACCGGGGGCACTTTGCTTATTGTTGTTTACCGCGCGGGCGATTTCCTCCTGAGGTTTGGTTGTCAGTGTCCCGAATGTGCTCTCCTTTGACCTCTGCAGGGTTCACATGGTATACTAATGTGCGCACGTCAGTGCGCTCTTTTTGTGAGGAAAGCATGGGCAAGGAACGTTCCAACGGAAAACCCGCATCGGTAGCCATCGTGAACCTGGGCTGCGCCAAAAACGTGGTCGACGCGGAGGAGATGCTGGGTGTGCTGGCGGAGCAGGGGTATACTCTGACCGCCGACCCTTCCCGCGCCGATGCCATCATCGTCAACACTTGCGGCTTCATCGCCAGCGCAAAGGAGGAATCGTTGTCCGCAATCCGCGATGCGCTTCGCTGGAAACGTCGCCGCGGCGCTAAGGTCATTGTCGCTGGGTGTTTGTCGCAGCGGTATGGCCAAAAGCTGCTGGAACAGGTGCCTGAAGTGGACGCGCTGATTGGTGTGGGACAGATGGCGCGTATTCATGAAGTGGTGGAGCGGACGCTGGGACAGGATGCACGGCTGGTAGAGCAAACGCCCCCGCAGCATCGCTGGGCAAAAACGGGCACGAGAGTGCTTTCCACCGCCCCCTGGAGCGCATATCTCAAGATTTCGGAGGGCTGCGACCACAAGTGCACCTTCTGCGCTATCCCCGCCTTCAGGGGTGGACACGTGAGCAAGCCGCTGGAGCGCGTCCTCGCGGAGGCGGAGGACCTGGCAACGCGAGGCGTCAAAGAGGTCAACCTCATCGCTCAGGACAGCACGCAATACGGTCTCGACCTCTACGGCAAGCAGATGCTGCCGCACCTTTTGCGTGAGCTGTCGGCAATGGGGGCATTCCGCTGGATTCGCGTGCTGTATTGTTACCCTTCGCGGGTCACCGATGAGGTGATGGAGGTACTGGCACATACTCCTGGAGTGTTGCCCTACGTGGACATGCCGCTACAACATGCAGATGATGAGATACTGCGTGCTATGATGCGTCCGGTCGGCAGGGAGAAGTATGTCGCACTGATACGCCGCTTGCGGGAGGCACATCCCGATATGACGGTGCGCAGCACATTTATCGTGGGCTTTCCGGGCGAGACAGACCGGCATTTTGCAAACTTGCTGTCGTTTCTGGAAGAGGTGCAGCTGGACAGAGCGGGCGCCTTCATCTTCTCGCCTGAAGACGGCACCCCTGCCGACAAGCTGCCCCACCGTGTGCCTTCACGTGTGGCACAGGCGCGCTACGACCGCCTGATGCGCCTGCAGCAACGCATCTCGCTGATGCGCAACCGGGCGTGGATTGGACGCGAAATGGAGGTATTGGTGGAAGCGGCGCATCCGGTTCAGCGCAATGTGTGGATAGCCCGCTCGTTCCGCGACGCTCCCGAGGTGGACGGTGTGGTGCTGGTGCGGGGAAAGAACCTAGAACCGGGCAGTTTTGTGAAGGTTATCGTGACCGATGCGACCGCTTACGACCTGATAGCTGAAAGCACCGCTAACCTGCCCGTTACTGCCGGGCTTAAGGAGGAGGTTTCACCGTGAGTAAATCGGTTACCGTACCAGGTGTAGAGACACTTGCTCAGACGCTTCTGCGTGCCAGCGTGGCAAACGCGTTATTGCGTTTCAGAGAGCCGGCAAAGATGTCGGAGCTGCAGGAAGCCTGTAACCTTCCCTCTCTCGATATGGACCTGCTGCGCTACACGCTGGGGGTGAACTCGGACCTGTTCATCTCCAGTGAACGGCGATGGACGCTTTCCATACGCTACGAGGACCCAACGCGCCCCATGTACGCGCTGATAGAGCGCGTCCTGCGCCATGCGGGACGGCCTGTCCCTCTGGAGTCGCTCGCCTACCTGCTTGCCGACGTGTATCACCGCGCGCCGGAGGCAATGGCGATGATGGTATACCGTCTGTCAGCCGAGCACTTTTTCCGCCTGCCGGACAACCGAATCGGCTTGCGCGAGTGGCTACTGCGTACCGACTACAACAACCCGGAAGACGTCGCTTTCTACAACTACGTGGACCTCGCTGAGGCGCAAAAACTGTTGCGGAAACACCCGAAGTTCGACGGCTCTCCGGAGTCGGTGGTCGCTCTGTTGCGCACGGCGGGTACTCCGCTGTCTGCGCGCTTCGTGGCTTTCCTGCAGTGGTATCGGCACCCAGAAACCTTCGATGCGGTCAGGGCTTACCAGAGCCTGATAGACGCGGAAGGGCTGGTTGCACTGCCCCTCCAGGAGAACGACACGCTGGAGCCTGTCACACACTGGGCGTTGGCAGAGTGGGTGCCCCAGTGGATAGAGGCGATACGCCCGCAAGCCAGGCAGATGGCAGGCGTGCTGGCGCAGCTGATGGCTGAGCCGCTGGTGCTATCGGTCGAGGACGTGGAAGGTATGGTGCAACACGTGTTGCAATCCCCCAGGGTGGTCACGGCAGACGAACTGGCGAGACGGTTCTTTGACCTTGCGCCCGGCGACCCCACATACGCCAACGACCTGCAAACCATCATCCAGTCACTCAAGCAGGATGTACGGGTGATATGGTTGGGCGGCACGCGTTTTGTGAACCCGCAGAATCTGCCTCCCTACCTCTTCCAGGTACCCGAGAGCCTGTGCTTCCCGGAGGTGCAATTCTACACGGAAGAAGGCGAACCTCTGGAGATCGACCTGGAGGACGAGGGACTGTCTGGCACGTTGCGCTCCGACATTCAGGACCCGGTAGCGCAAGACGTGGGCGACGAAGAGGGCGAGGTTACCATCTTCCCCGTACCCGAGAGCGTGCAGTGCGTAGTCAAGGCGCGCCACAAGGAGATTGGCACGTTCCCGCTGTGCCAGATACCTGACGGCTTCTTCTTGAAAGAGCCGAACTTCCAGCAGGTGACGTTGATCGACGAGACGACTGGCGAACGCTATACCGATGTGTATGTGAACCAGAACGTGAGGCTCATCTACGGCTTGCTGGACTGGTATGCCACCCGCGACGCGGTCTCGGGGCTGGTGTTTACGCTCACCCGCACAGAGGACCCCTTCGTCTTCAAGGTGCGCTGGGAAGACACGCTGGACCGGCGCGTGCATATCAGCCGCGCTCGCTACGAGGAGCTGCTGGACATGAGCACGCGCATGGCTCAGACCTACTCCACCTTCGACATCATCTGCGAGATTCTGGGCACACACCGCGGAGGCATGGAGTTTCTGAGCATCCTCAGCGAGGTCAACGTCATCCGACGTACCAAGCCTCGAAGGGTGGCTTCCGTGCTCAGCGCGTTCCAGGCCTTCTACGTGCGTGGTGGAATGTGGCATCTGGACGAGAAGAAGCGCGACGCTGGCATCGACCGCGCCAAGCGCAAGCACATCAAAAAGTGACAGGTGGAGGGCGAGATGTCGGGTGGGGATTTGGCTCATCCGGGGCTCGCCCTCCAGACTGCGGTTACAACAGTGCGCTGTCCGTTACCGTATGGGTCACATGGTGACCGCCCAGGCGGTTGCTCTCGATGTCAACAGATTGGACACCGCTACCTCTCTTTAGCCACCCGCCACATCTCGTAGATGAGGCGCTTTTCGGCAAGGCGCGAATCGGCGTAGCCGTCCAGCACTTTCTCCAGACCGTCGCATAACTTCGTGAGGGTTTCCACATAGCTTTTATCGGCAGCCGTTTGTGACGGCTCGGGCAACCGCGACAGCCTGCCTGCGTCCTGCAACTCCGTGCGTTTCAGCACCGTCAACCACTGTCTCAATATCAGCTGGGCGTGAGCAGCTTCGTAGGTCTGAGCCAGCTCTGCCTGCTCCAATCGTTGCAGTAAACGGGCAAAGGTGGACACTCTTTCTTTCAGCGGCGCAAGTGGAGCCGGCGCAGATGCCTTCGCAAACTCGTTCAGCACCGCTTGCGCGGACACGGGTACGGTGGGAGCCGGTACCCGCGCAGGTTTTGCATCGCCCAGCAGTATCTGTATCGTGGCTACTTCCGGTGTGCGATCTTCGGGCAGAAACACCGATGTCTCGTCATGCCACTGCCAGTCTTTGCCGTTGACCAGTACCCTGCGTACACGCCCCTGCCCGACTGTGGACAGATACAAACGCTTTCTGCCAAAGCGCACCGGGAAACGCTGATGCAGTTCGGTCACACCTGCAGGTATGTGCGGTATCAGCGTCAACCCGTCGGCACGGTAGAGATACTCGAACAAGCCGCGCACCATCGCAGCAGGAGGACCAAAGGCATCGTAAGTAATATTGATAGGCTCTCCGGGCTGATACACATCACTTCCAAACTTCACCAGCGGATTGTCCAGACGAAACCGGCGGGCAAAATCCAGCAATCGCTTCATGGAACGGCGAGCGTCCTCGTGCTTGCCCAGACGGTAGTATGCCATGATCATCCGCGCTTCACAGGTCGACCAGTGTCCACCGTTCACCCACGTGCCAAAAGCCCACAAGCCCTCTGGCTCTGTGTACATGTCGTCCAGTGAGGGGTAGTTCGGGATGATGAAATCGTATGGGCGCAAACCGGGGATAGAGGCGATTCTGGCGTAGATGCGCTGTGCGTGTGCATCATCCACGACGCGGAAGCATATCGCGTCGTGGTTTGGCGAGGACTCGAAGTAGCCGTGCTTTGGTGCGCCATACACCCCGTGTCTGGTGCCGTCAGGGTCCAGCGATTTGATGAAGTAGCCCTCCTCTGTGGTGAGCAGCGTTAATCCCTTACGTGCTCGTTCGCGGCGCCCCGTGTACAGCCGTGCTTTACGGACATCGCCCACCACCTTTTCCAGCTCGATAAGCCTGTCCAGTGCGGCGATGTAAGTGATAGACAGCCCGGCGAGGTACGCCATGCCGTACGTGCCATCGGGACGCTTCCAGCCTGCATAGCTGGGGGCGAGCAAATTTCCAGCCGGTCCGGCAAGGAAGAGATTGTTTGTCGGGTCACGTCTGCTTTCGACGAACTCCGCACAGCGCTCCAGCTTGGGCAGGTAACGGGCGATGGCTTCGGGGTTGCGACCGATTAACAGCAGCTCCGCCTGCAACAACAGTCCCGCCGCCGTGAACTCCATGCCCCAATCGTGGATGTCTACCCATCCATCTCCCTGCTTTGCCACAAACCAGCCCGGCGCGGCGGCGTCACACAGGCAACCATCCGGCGGAACCCAGAGGAAACGGCGTTCACCCATCTGGAAGGGGCGCACGGTCTTACCGTCGCCCATCTGGTCGAACCACAGGTCCTGTGCGTTCTGCAGGAAAGTGACGTATGGCTCCAGCAGGAACGGCAGTGCGCAGTAGGTCGTTCCGTAGCTGTTTTGTATCCACCAGGCGTTCCACGTGGGACCTTCCACGAAACCGTTCCACTGCGGCGTGTACAGCATCGACAGGTTTTGGAATTCGGCATCGGGGCCAAACATCCGACGGGCGATGTCCAGAAGCTGCAGATATTCTGTATCTCCCCCGCCTGAGAAGTACTGTCCTTCGAATTGGCTACCAGCACGCATCCTTTCGCCTCCCGAGGTCGGTCGCCATTCGGTTCGCCCCGTAGCGAGAGAATCCTGTCATGCAGTTACTTGCGATTACGTGAGTTTTATGGGATAATATATGCAGAGCGCGCCCGTAGCTCAATGGATAGAGCATCAGACTTCGGATCTGAGGGTTGGGGGTTCGAGTCCCTCCGGGCGCGCCATACACCACCTGCCACCCTGCGCAATCCCACCGTACGACATCTTGTGTTACTCGTGCTGACAGCTTCCCCCAGTCTGATGGTCTTGCCTCCACAGCTCCTTCAGCAACTTCTGCACGCAATATCTGTCATAATAATGCAGGTGGAGGCAATTACCGCTTTTGCGACTCGGAGGTATTCTGGATGCGTGCTCTGTTCTTCTGTCTGCTGGGTCTGGGTGCGTTGGGGACGGTGTGGGCGCAGGTGTCCTCGCGAGTGGAGGATGCCGTGGTGGACGCCCTTACACGGGCAGATGTGTACGTCGCGCCGGGCTTGGAAGAGGTCGTGGACGCGGCGCAGCTACAGCGGGTCTCCAACGACCTGAAACCCTTCACCGTCAAGTTTGTGGTTGTTCCCTTGAGCGACCGCCAGAGCAGAGACCGCTGGGCAACCGCTCTGCGCCGCTATCTGAACATCCGCGAGGGAGCAGTCATCGTGATGGTGCCCAAGATGGCGAACACGCGCGGCGGCGTTTCCGCCAGCAGCGGTGTCATCCCGCCCAAACAGGTCGAGGCGATACTGCAGAAACACCTTGCCGCATTTAGCACACAGGGATACACCCAGGGGCTGGAGCAGCTGGCGCGTGGTCTGCGTGACCACTACGTCGCCGAGCGACGCAGTTCCCTGCTGGAGACCACAGCATTAGTAGGCATCCCGACGGTGCTCGTGATTGGTGGTGTTGCGTGGGTGATTCGCCGAAGGGCACGGGAAGTAGCCAGACTGAAAGCGCAGTTGCAGAATCAGCGGGCGCAGGTGCTGGAAGGCATCGAATACGTGGATGGCTACCTCGAAGTCTTGCCTGCAGGGGAAGACGCCACTCGCGCCCGCGAACACCGACAGCGTGCCGCCGAACTGCAGACACAAGCGGTACAGTTGATGGAAAACGCAAAGCGACCGCAAGACCTCTGGCGAGCAGAGCACCTGCTGGACAAAGCGCAGATGAGTGTGCAAAAGGCAAAGAAATACATCCTGCGCGCAGGAGGCGACACCAGTATCCATGTGGAGGAAGAACCCGAAGAATCGGTTGCCCCACAGGCGTATACATCCATTCGCCCCAACGACCGAACATACGCCTGCTTCTTCTGCTCCAAACCGCCCACGCTCAGCGAACTGCAGCCGGTAGAGGTAACCGTCGGTGAGCAAACGCGAAAGGTGTGGGCGTGCGAGGAGTGCGCCGCGCAGCTGCGGCGGGGTGAAACCCCGGCGATGCGCGTGTTCCGCGATGGGGACGGCGCTCGCCCTTGGTACGAGAACCCGGATTATGACCCCTACCGCGATTACGGCAGACCCTATCCGGGCATGGACTGGGTGAGCCTGCTTCTGCTGGGCAGTATCCTCGCGCAACCCACACCTGTTGTTATTCAGGAACGGCCATCCGAGAGTGAAAACGAGACTTTCCCCGTGACGGACGCTGGCAGCAGTGATTTCTTCACCAGTACCGCTGGCTGGGATGAGGCGAACTCCCCAAGCGCAGGCGGAGCAGACTTCTTTGATAGTTCGATGGGTGGCTTCGAGACAGCCGATGCAGAGGCGGCTGGAGCGGATTTCTTTGACAGTCTGTTCGGCGGCTTCGACACCGGCGACATCGACGCGGGCGGAGCAGACTTTGCCGATTTCGATGTGGGTGGAGATTTTGGTGGTGATGCGGGTGGTGGAGATTTTTAGCGGTCAACACACCATCGGTCAACCTTCAGTAGACGTACCAGCGTGTGCCTGTTGAGTTATCCGGGCGGGAGATGCCCCGCCCGGTTCGGCTTGAACAAGCCCTACTGCCCGGATGTCTGAGGTGCGGGGGTGCCGGTCGGCGCTCCTGCTCCTCCTCCAAACCACGAGGGGCGTTCAGTCGGCAAGACCTGCTGTTTCTCTTTTTGCTGTTTGCCCCACTGCAGACCAATCACTACCAGCGCGATCACGATGATGACGGCGGCAATGATGCCCATCATCGTGCGCTTACCTTTGTCGTCCATCTCTGCCTCCTTGAGTCGGGTTCGGGCAGGCAGCAACGGCTGCCTGCCCTCGCCGTTCATCAGTCGATGTCCCAGCCCTCACTGGGGTTCCATGTGTTCCGACGGTCATCCCGCACGAACCAGTGCGGGTCGAAGTTCGCGCAGGGGTATGGTTCCACCTCCCACACCCGCTGCTTGACGAACCGGTGGTTACCCGCCATAATGTAGCGGGCATGCCCGTCCGCGAAGATGGCGTTGAAGGCCATGCGCGTGAACACCTGCGGGTTGTCGGTGCACGACCAGAACGGCACGCTCTTCTCCGCGTGGATGGGGCTGTTCTCGTAAGAAATGATGGTCTGTGCGGGCTTATCGATGCTGGCGAGCTTCACCCCACATCGCGAGCCCGTCGCCAAGCCCAGCTTGAAGTCATATGACAAGCCCCTGAAGCCCGCGACAGGCCACAGGTCCGGGCAGCCGTTCGCGGGCCAGCCTCCCCACTTCCAGAAGTTATCGGGGTAGGATGGGCAGATGAAAATCTGCGCGTTCTTCACGTAGGGCTGCACCAGCACCGCCCAGCGCGTGAACGCCATCACGATGTCGCCGGCACAGTCCGCCGTGTGCGCGCACTGGCTACTCCACGAGAAGTACTTCTCATCGTAGTCCTGCACGTACATACCGATGCCAAGACCAATCTGCTTCATGTTGCTGAGGCAGCTGGTCTTGCGCGCCTGCTCACGGGCGCGGGCGAACACCGGGAACAGAATGGCTGCCAGTATCGCGATAATCGCGATGACCACCAGCAGCTCGATCAGGGTGAAAGCGCGGTTTTTCATGGCTTTTCCTCCTTGTGATAAGATAGTGTGGGAGTAATTACTTTTCTTTCCCCCTGCGGATTGCGCTGCGCGGGATAGAAGCTTGCCAGAGTCGTCATTACCTCTGAAGGCATCACCTCCCCATTGATGCGACTTTGCAAGCGAATGGCGGCAGTACGCCCCATCTCATACACCTGCTGCACGAGACGGTGTACGGAGCGTGTGACCCTGGTCATCAGTGGAGGAGCGTCCGCGAAGCTGAGCACCTCCAAATCTTCGGGAACCGAGATGCCCATCCGGTCACACGCTTCCAGTACCGCCACCATGTAGTAATCGTGCAGGCAGAACACGGCGCTAATCGGTCCGGGCTGATGCATCAGGGTAAACAACGCATCATGTACCGCCTGCGCCAGATAGTCCAGCCTGACACTTTCGTGCATGGGGAAAAGACGCACCAGCGGCTGAACATCATCCCACCCCAGCTCCTGCATTACCTGCAGGTACGCCTCGTACCGCTCCCTTATCGAAGAGACGTACAGGGCGTCATCGGTGAAATGAGCGATAGTGCGATGCCCGTTCGCGGTCAGATGGCGCAAGCCGGTCAGTGCAGACATGTAATTATCCGTCATCACCACATCACACGGTATCCCCTGTGGATGACGGTCCACACACACCACGGGCTTGCCGGTGTCCAGAATGCGGTGCAGAAGAGAGTTATTCTTCGGGTCACAGGTCGGATAACAGATAATGCCGTCCGCTTCATGCTGCATCCGGCGAAGGTACTGCGCCTCAAGGTGAGGGTCGTTGCGGGTCTCGCAGAGCAACAGGTTATAATGGTCGGGAAGCGCGCTGCGAATGCCGCGAAGGTACTCGACCTGCGGGTAGTCGTGCATGAAGGGAAACACCGCAGCGACAAAAACGGGCTTTGCGGGCGGCGGCTCTGCAACAAACGTACCCACCTTGCGCTTGCGCACCACCAGCCCCAGCCTTTGCAGCTCCGACATCGCGCGGTGCGCCGTCACCCGGCACACACCGTACTGCTCAGCCAGCGCGCTTTCTGAAGGCAGCGGCGTGCCGGGAGACAGCATTCCACACTCAATCTGAAGGCGGATATCGTCCGCAATCTGTTTCCACTTCACGGAAGACATGGCGCGATTACCGTAAGGTTTATCTTTCGTCTTGCCTATGGTATTTCCATTATAGAGTTTGCTCGCAGTTCTGTCAAGTCCTGCAAGGGGGTGTTCAAAAATATATCAAATGCAGCCGCAGGCTTTAACCCGCGTTTCCGAAAGATGAAGCTTCTGGTGAGCCGTAACAAACACGCAAAGGTTCGATGGAAGCCTCGCATCCCAGAAGGCATGAGTCAGATTTGCCAAACATCGCTTGCATGGTTGAACTCTTGCCGGGCAAACAGGTACCATATTCACAACCAACGCTGCGCCAACAGGCTGGAATGGGGAGTTGCAAAATGAATCGTCTGACCGTCATCGTGCTCATTCTGGTGTTCGCGGGAGGTATCGCCATCTTCAAGTTGGCAACGTATGACCCCATGTCGAATCAAACGATGCCTGACCTGTCAGACATCGATTCCTGGCAGCCGACCACCGCCGAGATACAACAACAGATCGACACACAAGCCGCAGTGTTCGAACAGAAAAGACAGTACGGGCGTCTTTTGCGCAGCCGCTACCGCAGCAAGGACATGCCGGTAAACCTGCACGTGGATGAGCGGGGCACTTTCTATCTGGAATGCGCCGCCACTATTCCCACGTGGGACAAAGCACTCATCGCCCATCAGGTCTGGCGGGAAATCCGCACGTTGTTTGGAGAAAGTCCGCACGTCATCATCTATGAGTCCTATATCGGCACGCCTTCGCGCCGCGTCGGTGAAGCCCGGGTGGACGCAAAGAACCCGGAACTGCCGGAAGTGGTGTTCGACACGGGCTGGCACCTGCGGCGCAAGCCACAGCGGACCGACTTCCTGACCAGACTTCGATGAGGCGAAACCAGCAGGGTAGCCCACGATTCAAATCGTGGGCACTGATGGTGTGGGGTCCGAGAGAGTGCTTGACCAATGGCTTCCTGTTTTGCCCCGGAGACTCAAAGTCACGGATAACACGGGGACAAAACCTGCCGCCGCAGGTTTCCAGCCTCCGCAGGAGGCTTTGTCTGGGGTTGCCCGCAACTTCCAGTTGCCGGGAAAAAACCACTCGTCGGGCAGCCCCCCGATAACCCTTGACGACTCTGGCGCGCCTGTTATAGAATGGATATGGCGGTTACTCGTATAAGCTTGTCTACACTAAGTAAAGGGAGGTTGTCGATCATGAAACGTGCGTTCACCCTGATTGAGTTGCTTGTGGTTATCGCGATTATCGCGATACTGGCGGCCATTCTGTTTCCCGTCTTTGCACGGGCGCGGGAGAAAGCCAGACAAACCAGCTGTTTGAGCAACATGAAGCAGATGGGAACTGCTGCCATGATGTACGTTCAGGATTACGATGAGCGGTTCCCTCTGAGCTACTACCAAACGGTAAACGCGGCGGGGCAACCCTGCTACTTCACATTCCTGGCTGCCATAGAGCCCTACGTCAAAAACCGGCAGATTTACCAGTGCCCATCCGAGCCCAGAGCGATGGATATCGACGCGGGCTTCCGGGGTTTGGGGGTACCCGGCGGTGAATGCGGCGGCTTTGCCCTCGCAAGCTACAACTTCAACTATGCGCTGACCAACATCAGTGCGTC
This window contains:
- the rimO gene encoding 30S ribosomal protein S12 methylthiotransferase RimO produces the protein MGKERSNGKPASVAIVNLGCAKNVVDAEEMLGVLAEQGYTLTADPSRADAIIVNTCGFIASAKEESLSAIRDALRWKRRRGAKVIVAGCLSQRYGQKLLEQVPEVDALIGVGQMARIHEVVERTLGQDARLVEQTPPQHRWAKTGTRVLSTAPWSAYLKISEGCDHKCTFCAIPAFRGGHVSKPLERVLAEAEDLATRGVKEVNLIAQDSTQYGLDLYGKQMLPHLLRELSAMGAFRWIRVLYCYPSRVTDEVMEVLAHTPGVLPYVDMPLQHADDEILRAMMRPVGREKYVALIRRLREAHPDMTVRSTFIVGFPGETDRHFANLLSFLEEVQLDRAGAFIFSPEDGTPADKLPHRVPSRVAQARYDRLMRLQQRISLMRNRAWIGREMEVLVEAAHPVQRNVWIARSFRDAPEVDGVVLVRGKNLEPGSFVKVIVTDATAYDLIAESTANLPVTAGLKEEVSP
- a CDS encoding DUF433 domain-containing protein; amino-acid sequence: MTREELLQRISIDPNICFGKPCIRGHRIWVSLILDMLASGMKIDDILQEYPGLEEADVLACIAYGAEMARERHVLIG
- a CDS encoding GntR family transcriptional regulator, translating into MSSVKWKQIADDIRLQIECGMLSPGTPLPSESALAEQYGVCRVTAHRAMSELQRLGLVVRKRKVGTFVAEPPPAKPVFVAAVFPFMHDYPQVEYLRGIRSALPDHYNLLLCETRNDPHLEAQYLRRMQHEADGIICYPTCDPKNNSLLHRILDTGKPVVCVDRHPQGIPCDVVMTDNYMSALTGLRHLTANGHRTIAHFTDDALYVSSIRERYEAYLQVMQELGWDDVQPLVRLFPMHESVRLDYLAQAVHDALFTLMHQPGPISAVFCLHDYYMVAVLEACDRMGISVPEDLEVLSFADAPPLMTRVTRSVHRLVQQVYEMGRTAAIRLQSRINGEVMPSEVMTTLASFYPAQRNPQGERKVITPTLSYHKEEKP
- a CDS encoding DUF1559 domain-containing protein translates to MKRAFTLIELLVVIAIIAILAAILFPVFARAREKARQTSCLSNMKQMGTAAMMYVQDYDERFPLSYYQTVNAAGQPCYFTFLAAIEPYVKNRQIYQCPSEPRAMDIDAGFRGLGVPGGECGGFALASYNFNYALTNISASIASIEFPAETALASDGNLALPGACGFGLFDSPVQARHNDIVNACYADGHAKTFTAKLSGCSGLNINRNALRQYCVTSGAYTRWCNQEPGPTVCRDELWGFAKQDQWGWCTQGAP
- a CDS encoding DUF1559 domain-containing protein, whose translation is MKNRAFTLIELLVVIAIIAILAAILFPVFARAREQARKTSCLSNMKQIGLGIGMYVQDYDEKYFSWSSQCAHTADCAGDIVMAFTRWAVLVQPYVKNAQIFICPSYPDNFWKWGGWPANGCPDLWPVAGFRGLSYDFKLGLATGSRCGVKLASIDKPAQTIISYENSPIHAEKSVPFWSCTDNPQVFTRMAFNAIFADGHARYIMAGNHRFVKQRVWEVEPYPCANFDPHWFVRDDRRNTWNPSEGWDID
- a CDS encoding aminotransferase class III-fold pyridoxal phosphate-dependent enzyme, producing MPKYPGAISQQMLEELSHYVIATPKPFVVDLEHSEGMWLATVDGQRVFDWAGYYASKLIGHNHPRLYEPEYLKKLARAANNKVANPDFLTPECLEYYRLLHELAPQCMRNPRLEVYAVNSGAEAVENMMKYLINLHHHKLLRKGRIPNPRRFIYFDQAFHGRTVFALNVTQVAHDPIVTKDFHGFIPGNIQVPFPAIDTSLPESENRARTQRSLEIVEDFLQRYQGEVVGIIVEPLQGAGGHRVALSEFFRGLSELAHQYDVYLGFDEVQTAGGQTGTFFACDQFDLPYPPQAVATAKKLGNGVVYMLYPMEDRGVLDSTWGGTLADMVRFVQEMKIVREERLIEQVPEKAAVLVDGLNDLARRYPDRIYNVRGMGLYQGFSLRQPDQRQRLLDIALQEEDLLLLGAGTDTIRLRPSLSVTIEDIHLLLQKLERVVNALQ